The Streptomyces sp. NBC_01276 genome includes the window ACGACATCACACAGGCCCTAACCCCCAGCCCCGGAGCCGACCCGCTGCGGAGCAGCCGCGCCGCGCTTCCTACGATGCACGGCATGAAGACACTCCTCACCGCCGCCGAGGTGTCGGACGCCGGCCGGGTGGCGCGGCCCCTGGTCCTGGGCGCCGTCGTGCTGGCGGCATTGTGGTGGGGAACCCGGGGCTGGAGGCAGGGCTCGGCACACCGGCGGTGGACCGTGATCGCCGGCATGATGGCCGCGACCGTCGCGAGCGGTACGTGGGCGGTCGCGGAAGCCCGCCAAACCGGACCGGCCAAGCCCGAGCAGGCCGTCTCGCAGTATCCCCGGGTCCGGCCCGGACCGGCGCCCGAGTGGGCAGGCCGCCTCCGGCTGCTCACCGGTCCCGAAGCCAACCAGGCCGACGCCCAGTGGCCGCCGTTGATGCCGGGCGACCGCTGGTTCTACACCGCGACCCGTGAATCGGCACCGACCGCGGTCCTGTACGTACGCGCCGCGACCGCCGATCCCGTGTGGACGATCCAGCGGCTGATCCACACCGCCCAAACGCCGGGCGGAGAGAAAGGCCCCGAGCCGTTCGGCGAGAACGGGCCGGACGGCCGGATCTGGTGCGCCCGGGGCGAGGTCCCCCACGAAGGAGGCGACCCCGTACCCTCCGCCTACTGCTATTGGGGCGGCCAACTCTCCGAAGGCGCGGTCATCCTCCCCCACGAGACAGACCTCAACACGGCCGCCGCGACGACCCGCACCTTCCGCGCAGCCCTCGCTACCGGCAGCAAACCTCCCGCGCCTCAGGCATAGACCACACCGTGCACAGCACACCTCGCCAACCCGTCATGACGACTGCTCAGATTCACTGACCGCGACAGCCGGTGGCGGCGTTCCTCGTACGCGGGTCTCCCCTTGGCCGGCCGGAGCGGCAATGCCCCTCCCGGTCCGGCAGCGGATCGACGACCATCACGGGTGTCGTGTCTGCCGGGTGTTGTGGTGCTGCGCCCGCTCCGACCTTGGCTTATTCGTGGCCTGGGCTATTGCGGAGGGTGATCGCTTCGGGAATGATTCCCCGCCGTGACCATCTTCCTCGCCGTTGCACTCGGCGTGTTTCTCATCGTGCTTCTACGCTCCGTCACCCGTGGCGGTGTCGCCCGATGGATCGAAAAGCGCTTCGTGGCGTCCACTTACGGCCTGCCGCCTCGTGAGGCGCTCGACAGCCGGCGCGCCGGTCCCCCACCTCCGGCGCACCGAGTGCAGGAGAGGCAGGACATCGCCGACGCCGCGTGGCAAGGGGACTGGCGGACTGCCGACCGGTACGTCCGGGACGCGGGAGAAGACTGGGACGCGCGCTGGGACCGGCTGGAGCTCCTGCAGCACGTCGCCCGGAAGGACAGTTCCTGGCTCGATGCCTGGCGCGCCGCCGAGCCGGGCAACTGCGACGCGGCGACCCTTCATGCAAGCCTCATGGTTCACCGGGCCTGGGAGATCCGAGGCACCGCCTTCGCCCACGCGGTCCTGGACCAGGACATGGAGCGCTTCCGCGCCATGCTCCCGGCCGCGATCGAGGAGGCTCGCAAGGCCGCGCTGCTCGACCCCGCGAACCCGGGCCCCTGGGTCGTCATGGTCACCGCCGCCCGCGGAGCCCGGTACGGCCACAAGGAGTTCAAGTCCCTCTGGGAGGGCCTCGTCGCCCGCGCGCCCCACCACTACGAGGGGCATTGGCAGGCCCTCCAGTACTGGTGCGCCAAGTGGTTCGGCAGCAACCGGCGGATGATGCGATTCGCCCGCCAGGCGATCCGCAAGGCCCCGGCCGGCAGCCCTCTCGCCGGGATCTACCTGCACGCGCTGAGCGAACGCGACGGCCGCCCCTTCCCTCCCGGGCTGCCCGTCACTCCCATGGCGAGGAACCTGCTGAAGCGGACCGCCGCTTCGTTCGACCAGGTCGCGCCCGACGACGAGCGCCTGCCGGCCCTGCGCCACCTGCTGGCGCACTACATGCTCCGGTCGATGATGTACTCCCCCGCCCTGGAGCAGTTCCGCCGGATCGGCCCCTGGTGCGGTGCCGAACCCTGGCGCAGTGCGGGGAACCCGGTCACGGCGTTCGAAGCGGCTCGCGGCAAGGCCGTGAGGCTGTCCCGCGCACGTCCCACCCCGACGGCGCAGATCTACGGGATAGCCCGCTAGTGTGATGCGCCGGGAATCTCAGGGTTAAGTCTGTAGCCTGTTGCCATGTCGCCGGGTCCTCGTGCCATTGAAGTCCGCCTGTCCGATGAGGAACGTGCGGAGTTGTCGCGTTGGGCGAGTGGGGCGGTGGCGCCGCGGTTCGCGGAGCGGGCGCGCATCGTGCTGGCGTGTGCGGGCGGAGCGCCGAACGCGCGGGTGGCGGTGGAGGCCGGCGTGACCGCCGCGACGGTGAGGAAATGGCGTGGGAAATTCGCCGCTGAGGGGATGGCCGGGCTCGAGGATGCCGCGCGCATCGGTCGGCCGAAGGCCGATCTGGTTCTGAGTGAGGCCGAACGGGACCAGCTGATCCGGTGGGCCAGGCGCGCGAAGACCGCCCAGTACCTGGCGCTTCGCGCGAGGATCGTGCTTCGTTGCGCGGAAGGCGGGACGAACAAGCAGGCCGCGGCCGAACTTGGTGTCGACACCTCGACCGTGGATCGCTGGCGCGGTCGTTTCATCGCTGACCGTTTGGACGGTCTGGCCGATGAGCCCAGGCCGGGCCGGCCATCCTCGATTCTCCTCGGCCAGGTCGAGGACGTGATCGTGGCGACGCTGGAGTCCACTCCGGGCCGGGACACCCACTGGTCACGGGCCTCGATGGCTGCTCGCACGGGGCTGTCGAAATCGACGGTCGGCCGGATCTGGAAGCGGTTCGATCTCAAGCCGCACCTGCAGGATTCCTTCAAGCTGTCCACCGATCCGCAGTTTGTCGACAAGGTCGTCGACGTCGTCGGGCTCTACCACAATCCGCCGGAACGGGCGGTGGTGTTATGCGTGGATGAGAAGAGCCAGATCCAGGCTCTGGACCGCTCGCGGCCAAACACCCCCGCTTCCACGTCCACTTCACCCCCACAGGCTCGTCCTGGATCAACCAGGTCGAGCGGTGGTTCGGTCTCCTCACCGACAAACTCATCCGCCGCGGCGTCCACACCTCGGTGAAAGCACGGGAAGATGACATCCGGGCCTGGATCGAGACCTGGAACGAGGACCCGAAACCCTTCACCTGGACGAAGAGCGCCGACGAGATCCTCAAGTCCCTCGCCGACTACCTCACCAAAATCACCCCATCAGCCACCAACAACCAGCCGCAGACTTAACCCTGAGATTTCCGGCGCATCACACTAGTGCTGTGACCGGGAAGGTCTGCCGGGTTGCTCGTTGTGCCGGTCGGATGTGACGACTTCGACTGCCGGGGCCCTGGCATCGGCGGGGGACGCTGGTTCCGGGGCTTCGTCCGCGGACCGCACCGCCGCTGAGGCCGAGTGAGCGCATGGCTCGGTCGAGCCGGGGCCCGGGGCGCCGGACCCCGGCGGGCGGTGGGGTCCCGACGAGGGGTCAGCGTCTGCGGCGGCGGGCGAAGCGGGTGCGGTGTCCCGACCGGGCGGCGGCGGCCAGGGCGAGGGTCACGGTGATGTGCGCCCCTCCGAGCGGCCCGCGCGTGACGCGTACCGTACCGCCCGTCGCGGTCGCGGCCCGGCGCGCGATGTCGAGGCCCAGTCCTGTGGAGCCGGTGCTGCTTCCGCGGGACAGCGCCCGGTCCGGTTCCGGGATACCCGGTCCGCCGTCCTCGACGACCAGCTCCACGGCCTGGGCCGTGCGTACGACGGCGACGGCGAACGCGGTCCCCTCCGGGGTGTGGCGGAAGACGTTGCCGATGAGGGCGTCCACCACGGCGGCGACGTCGTCGTCCGAGAGGCCGACGGCCGTGGGCTCCTGGGTGATGTCCAGGGAGCACGAACGGTTCTGCTGCTCCGCGAGGACCGCCCAGAAGGCGGTCCGGCGCCGGACGACCTCGGCCGCCTCGCTGCGCGGGCCCGCGCCCGCCGCGGCACCGGTCCCGCGTCCCGGGGGGCGTTCCGTACCGAGCAGGCCCCGGGCCATGGGGCCGACGGCGAGCGGAGTGCGTGCCGCGGCGATGATCGCCTGCAGTTCGCTCTCCAGCTCGCAGACGGCCGCCTCGACCCTGGCCGACTCCGGCGTGCCCGCCATCCGTTCCGACGCCAGGTGGAGTGCGGTCAGCGGGGTGCGCAGCCGGTGCGAGAGGTCGGCGACGAGTTCGCGTTCGACGGCGAGCAGTTCGTTCATGCGCTGGGCCATCGCGTTGAACGCGACGCCCGCGTCACGCAGTTCCCGGGGACCCATGGGTTCGACACGGGCGTCCAGGTCCCCCAGCCCGAGCGCGCGCGAGGCCTGCGCGAGCCGCTTCGAGGAGCGGACGACCTTGGCCCCGAGCCGATCGGCGACCAGCACCGAGCCCGTGATCAGCCCCACGGCGAGGAAACACATCACGGCCCACGACTGCGCCACCCCCCGGGTGAGTTCCGCGTCGGGCACGAAGTTCTCGATGACGGCGACCTTGTCGCCCGGCAGCACCACCGGCTGCAGGCAGACCCACCCGCCGGGGACCTCCTGCGAGATCGACTCCCGCCCCCGCTGGGCCCGTTCGAGCAGTTCCGCGGGAGCCTTCGACCCTCCCAGAGAGGCCGCCCCCGGCAGGTGGACGACCAGGTGGTCCGCCGCGTCCAGGCCCGCCGCGGCCTCCCGCAGGGCGTCCGGATCCGTGGTCAGGGCGAGCACCGGCGCCAGGGCGGCGCCGCGTTGCTGTGCCGCCGTC containing:
- a CDS encoding HAMP domain-containing sensor histidine kinase, whose product is MRRSLAGVALAVTSMVALSFLIPLAALVMSLVKEQGVTAAQQRGAALAPVLALTTDPDALREAAAGLDAADHLVVHLPGAASLGGSKAPAELLERAQRGRESISQEVPGGWVCLQPVVLPGDKVAVIENFVPDAELTRGVAQSWAVMCFLAVGLITGSVLVADRLGAKVVRSSKRLAQASRALGLGDLDARVEPMGPRELRDAGVAFNAMAQRMNELLAVERELVADLSHRLRTPLTALHLASERMAGTPESARVEAAVCELESELQAIIAAARTPLAVGPMARGLLGTERPPGRGTGAAAGAGPRSEAAEVVRRRTAFWAVLAEQQNRSCSLDITQEPTAVGLSDDDVAAVVDALIGNVFRHTPEGTAFAVAVVRTAQAVELVVEDGGPGIPEPDRALSRGSSTGSTGLGLDIARRAATATGGTVRVTRGPLGGAHITVTLALAAAARSGHRTRFARRRRR